A portion of the Chondrinema litorale genome contains these proteins:
- the mnmA gene encoding tRNA 2-thiouridine(34) synthase MnmA — MKRVVVGLSGGVDSSVAAYLLKEEGYEVIGLFMKNWHDDSVTISDECPWLEDSNDALLVAQKLNIPFQTVDMSKEYKERIVDYMFKEYEEGRTPNPDVLCNREIKFDVFLKTALSLGADFVATGHYCRKETDLIEGDIIHKLMAGKDGNKDQSYFLCQLNQAQLAKALFPIGNLTKSEVREIAKREGFVTADKKDSQGLCFVGKVRLPEFLQQQLKPKNGDIIEINRNETALVAQVSDIDIIDQNFSVNELRKLSTAFHFNKEDGKVVGEHPGAHFFTIGQRKGMNVGGTPLPLFVLSTDVDNNIIYTGQGADHPGLYRYGLYIRKEDIHWVRGDIKMGMNDRREYLVRIRYRQALEKATLFMEEDGMYIIFENKQKGITPGQFAAWYDGEELIGSGIIAP; from the coding sequence ATGAAAAGAGTAGTAGTAGGACTTTCGGGTGGTGTAGATTCTAGTGTTGCTGCCTATTTGTTAAAAGAAGAAGGATATGAAGTAATCGGCCTGTTTATGAAGAACTGGCATGATGATTCTGTGACTATTAGTGACGAATGTCCTTGGTTAGAAGATAGTAATGATGCCCTTCTTGTAGCTCAGAAGCTTAATATTCCCTTTCAGACAGTAGATATGAGCAAGGAGTATAAAGAGCGAATAGTAGACTATATGTTTAAGGAATATGAAGAAGGAAGAACTCCAAATCCGGATGTTTTATGTAATAGAGAAATAAAGTTTGATGTCTTTTTAAAAACAGCTTTAAGCTTGGGTGCAGATTTTGTTGCCACTGGTCATTACTGTCGTAAAGAGACTGACCTAATTGAAGGTGACATAATTCATAAACTGATGGCTGGAAAAGATGGCAATAAAGATCAAAGCTATTTTTTGTGTCAACTAAATCAAGCTCAACTTGCAAAAGCCTTATTTCCAATAGGAAATCTTACAAAGTCTGAGGTGAGAGAAATTGCCAAAAGAGAAGGTTTTGTTACAGCTGATAAGAAAGATTCTCAAGGTTTATGTTTTGTAGGTAAAGTAAGGTTACCAGAATTCTTACAACAACAACTAAAACCTAAGAATGGAGACATTATAGAGATTAATAGAAATGAAACTGCTTTAGTAGCTCAGGTTTCTGATATTGATATAATAGATCAAAATTTTTCTGTTAATGAGCTTCGAAAATTATCTACCGCATTTCATTTTAATAAAGAAGACGGTAAAGTTGTAGGCGAACACCCTGGAGCACATTTTTTCACAATTGGGCAAAGAAAAGGGATGAATGTAGGTGGTACTCCGCTTCCTTTGTTTGTACTATCAACTGATGTTGATAATAATATTATTTATACAGGGCAAGGAGCAGATCATCCTGGTTTGTACAGGTATGGCTTATATATTAGAAAAGAAGATATTCATTGGGTAAGAGGTGATATTAAGATGGGTATGAACGATAGGAGAGAATACCTTGTGAGAATTCGATATAGGCAAGCTCTTGAAAAAGCCACTTTATTTATGGAAGAAGATGGAATGTATATCATTTTCGAAAATAAACAAAAAGGCATAACTCCCGGACAATTTGCAGCCTGGTATGATGGAGAAGAGTTGATTGGTTCTGGAATTATTGCACCATAA